TTGCATTTTCATCCTATTGGAATGATCCGGCAGGACAAGTATTTGTATTCTTTGTGATGGTAGTTGCCGCAGCGGAAGTTGCAGTTGGATTAGCAATATTGGTAATGATTTATAGAAATACAGGTTCGACTGATATTGATGTGATGAATAAACTGAAAGGATGATGAATATTGGAAATTATATATGGCTGGTTCCTTTGTTTCCGCTTATCGGATTCATCGTCATCGGTTTGTTCGGAAAAAATATTTCCAAAACAATGGTTGGGATTATCGGCTGCGGAACAATTTTTTTATCATTAGTTCTTTCCGTTGCAATCTTCTGGGAAATACTTGGAGATGAAATTGCAGGAAAAGCATTC
This is a stretch of genomic DNA from Bacteroidota bacterium. It encodes these proteins:
- the nuoK gene encoding NADH-quinone oxidoreductase subunit NuoK, which codes for MSAIQTIHINHYILLSTVLFCIGVMGVLFRRNAIIIFMSVELMLNAVNLLLVAFSSYWNDPAGQVFVFFVMVVAAAEVAVGLAILVMIYRNTGSTDIDVMNKLKG